From one Rhizobium sp. CIAT894 genomic stretch:
- the purU gene encoding formyltetrahydrofolate deformylase — MRSYVLTVSCKSTRGIVAAISSYLAEKGCNIIDSSQFDDLDTGKFFMRVSFISEEGLSGTEIDADFAAVAAPFAMDYEFHDSESRMKVLLMVSRFGHCLNDLLYRWKIGALSIDIVGVVSNHFDYQKVVVNHDIPFHHIPVTKANKVQAEAHIMEVAEQTGTELIVLARYMQILSDEMCQKMSGKIINIHHSFLPSFKGANPYKQAYGRGVKLIGATAHYVTADLDEGPIIEQDTARITHAQSPDDYVSIGRDVESQVLARAIHAHIHHRTFINGNRTVVFPASPGSYASERMG, encoded by the coding sequence ATGAGAAGCTATGTATTGACGGTATCCTGCAAATCGACGCGCGGCATCGTGGCGGCGATCTCCAGCTATCTGGCCGAGAAGGGCTGCAACATCATCGACAGTTCGCAGTTCGACGATCTCGATACCGGCAAGTTCTTCATGCGCGTCTCCTTCATTTCCGAAGAGGGCCTGTCGGGCACCGAGATCGACGCCGATTTTGCCGCTGTCGCCGCGCCCTTTGCGATGGATTACGAATTTCACGACAGCGAGAGCCGCATGAAAGTGCTCTTGATGGTGTCGCGCTTCGGCCATTGTCTCAACGACCTTCTCTATCGCTGGAAGATCGGGGCGCTTTCGATCGACATCGTCGGCGTCGTCTCCAACCATTTCGACTACCAGAAGGTCGTGGTCAATCACGACATCCCCTTCCACCATATTCCGGTCACCAAGGCCAACAAGGTGCAGGCCGAAGCCCATATCATGGAGGTGGCCGAGCAGACCGGCACCGAGCTGATCGTGCTCGCCCGCTATATGCAGATCCTGTCGGACGAGATGTGCCAGAAGATGTCGGGCAAGATCATCAACATCCACCATTCCTTCCTGCCGTCCTTCAAGGGCGCCAACCCTTACAAGCAGGCCTATGGCCGCGGCGTCAAGCTGATCGGGGCAACGGCGCATTACGTCACCGCCGATCTCGACGAAGGCCCGATCATCGAGCAGGACACGGCGCGCATCACCCATGCGCAGTCGCCGGACGACTATGTCTCGATCGGCCGCGACGTCGAAAGCCAGGTGCTGGCCCGCGCCATCCACGCCCATATCCACCACCGCACCTTCATCAACGGCAACCGCACCGTCGTCTTCCCGGCAAGCCCCGGCAGCTACGCTTCCGAACGCATGGGTTGA
- a CDS encoding ABC transporter substrate-binding protein, which translates to MTKLSFAPSARFIRQLSLGAVLSAGVVMTAMTPAEAAKATLNLGMSVEPTGLDPTIAAPVAIGQVTWQNVFEGLVTIDQSGKVQPQLAKSWEISPDGLTYTFKLQTGVKFHDGEAFDAAAAKFSLDRARGADSVNPQKRFFASITSIDTPDAGTLVLHLSAPTGSLIYWLGWPASVMVAPKTAADDKVTPVGTGPFKFAGWAKGDKVDLTRNADYWNKDAAARLDKVTFRFIADPQAQAAALKSGDLDAFPEFAAPELMSSFDGDTRLVTRIGNTELKVVAGMNNARKPFDDKRVRQALMMAIDRKTVIDGAWSGLGTPIGSHYTPNDPGYQDMTGVLPYDAEKAKALLAEAGYPNGFTFTIKSPQMAYAPRSAEVMQAMFAEIGVTMNIEPTEFPAKWVQDIMKDRNFDMTIVAHAEPLDIDIYGRDPYYFNYKNPVFNALMKKVQETTDPAAQNAIYGEAQKILAEDVPALYLFVMPKLGVWDRKLKGLWENEPIPSNVLSGVSWEE; encoded by the coding sequence ATGACCAAGCTTTCGTTTGCGCCTTCAGCACGCTTCATCAGACAGCTTTCTCTCGGTGCCGTGCTTTCGGCCGGCGTCGTGATGACGGCGATGACGCCGGCGGAAGCGGCCAAGGCCACCCTCAATCTCGGCATGAGCGTCGAGCCCACGGGCCTCGATCCGACGATCGCCGCGCCGGTGGCGATCGGCCAGGTCACCTGGCAGAACGTGTTCGAGGGGCTGGTGACGATCGACCAGTCCGGCAAGGTCCAGCCGCAGCTGGCGAAGAGCTGGGAGATTTCACCTGATGGCCTGACCTATACGTTCAAGCTGCAGACCGGCGTCAAATTCCATGACGGCGAAGCCTTCGATGCCGCCGCCGCCAAATTTTCGCTCGACCGCGCCCGCGGCGCAGATTCGGTCAATCCGCAAAAGCGCTTCTTTGCCTCGATCACCTCGATCGATACGCCCGATGCCGGAACGCTGGTGCTGCATCTCTCGGCACCGACCGGCAGCCTGATCTACTGGCTCGGCTGGCCTGCCTCGGTCATGGTGGCGCCCAAGACGGCAGCCGACGACAAGGTGACGCCGGTCGGCACCGGCCCCTTCAAATTCGCCGGCTGGGCGAAAGGCGACAAGGTGGACCTCACCAGAAACGCCGATTACTGGAACAAGGATGCGGCCGCCAGGCTCGACAAGGTGACTTTCCGCTTCATCGCCGATCCGCAGGCGCAGGCCGCAGCGCTGAAATCCGGCGACCTCGATGCCTTTCCGGAATTTGCAGCACCCGAGCTGATGAGTTCTTTCGACGGCGATACCAGGCTCGTCACCCGGATCGGCAACACCGAACTGAAGGTCGTCGCCGGCATGAACAATGCCCGGAAGCCGTTCGACGACAAACGCGTGCGCCAGGCGCTGATGATGGCGATCGACCGCAAGACGGTGATCGACGGTGCATGGTCCGGCCTCGGCACGCCGATCGGCAGCCATTACACGCCGAACGATCCCGGCTATCAGGATATGACCGGCGTGCTTCCCTATGACGCCGAGAAGGCGAAAGCGCTGCTTGCCGAAGCCGGCTATCCCAACGGCTTCACCTTCACGATCAAATCGCCGCAGATGGCCTATGCACCGCGCAGCGCCGAGGTGATGCAGGCGATGTTTGCCGAGATCGGCGTGACGATGAATATCGAGCCCACCGAATTTCCGGCGAAATGGGTCCAGGACATCATGAAGGACCGCAACTTCGACATGACCATCGTCGCCCATGCCGAGCCGCTCGACATCGACATCTACGGGCGCGATCCCTATTATTTCAACTACAAGAACCCAGTCTTCAACGCGCTGATGAAGAAGGTTCAGGAGACGACCGATCCCGCCGCGCAGAACGCGATCTACGGCGAAGCGCAGAAGATCCTCGCCGAGGACGTGCCAGCGCTCTACCTCTTCGTCATGCCGAAACTCGGTGTCTGGGACAGGAAACTGAAGGGGCTGTGGGAGAACGAGCCGATCCCGTCGAATGTGCTGTCGGGGGTTTCCTGGGAGGAGTGA
- a CDS encoding LysR family transcriptional regulator, with the protein MQIRALMYFDELVRTNSMRQAAENLNVAPTAISRQIENLEYHFGAPLVERSARGVKLTAAGELLAARAGRTLRELDHVQQLIEDLKGLQRGRVSIYANGATVANLLAPALAEFSLKYPQLRFSVTITSARQAVDAVNSAEADIAVTLFAPVMSGTKVRLRSEIAYDLIATPQHPAAAHAEIPIRKLADYPLALPDQSFGFRQAFDALFEKEGLSLDPVFITSSLEMLKELVLSGAAATLLPALTVSREIEAGQLLAIPLAGKTGIRTHVDLCVAPDRQLSFAAAKLLDFIERFMRERTNRRTGTKA; encoded by the coding sequence ATGCAGATCCGGGCGCTGATGTATTTCGACGAGCTGGTCAGGACCAATTCCATGCGCCAGGCGGCCGAGAACCTCAATGTCGCGCCGACGGCAATCAGCCGGCAGATCGAGAACCTCGAATATCATTTCGGCGCGCCGCTCGTCGAACGCAGCGCCCGCGGCGTCAAACTGACGGCGGCCGGCGAGCTGCTCGCCGCCCGCGCCGGCCGCACATTGCGCGAACTCGATCACGTGCAGCAGCTGATCGAAGACCTGAAGGGCCTGCAGCGCGGCCGCGTCAGCATCTATGCCAATGGTGCGACCGTCGCCAATCTCTTGGCTCCGGCACTGGCCGAATTCAGCCTGAAATACCCGCAGCTGCGTTTCAGCGTGACGATCACCAGCGCGCGGCAGGCGGTCGATGCCGTCAACAGCGCCGAGGCGGATATCGCGGTGACGCTGTTTGCGCCCGTCATGTCAGGCACCAAGGTGCGGCTGCGCTCCGAGATCGCCTATGATCTCATCGCCACGCCGCAGCATCCGGCCGCCGCCCATGCCGAAATCCCTATCCGGAAACTCGCCGACTACCCATTGGCGCTGCCGGATCAATCCTTCGGCTTCCGCCAGGCCTTCGACGCGCTGTTCGAGAAGGAGGGGCTGAGCCTTGATCCGGTCTTCATCACCAGTTCGCTTGAAATGCTGAAGGAACTCGTGCTCAGCGGGGCGGCCGCGACGCTGCTGCCGGCGCTGACCGTCAGCCGCGAAATCGAGGCGGGCCAGCTGCTTGCCATTCCGCTCGCCGGCAAGACCGGTATCCGCACCCATGTCGATCTCTGCGTCGCACCCGACCGGCAGCTGTCCTTCGCGGCGGCCAAGCTGCTCGACTTCATCGAGAGGTTCATGCGCGAGCGCACGAACCGCCGGACCGGGACAAAAGCCTGA
- a CDS encoding acyltransferase, giving the protein MLVQLQYLRAVAALMVVYFHAILQLAKVNPAIDATAFVYGETGVDIFFVLSGFVMWLTTSGRAMGPVDFARRRIKRIVPLYWLATLFSAAVALVAPSLLKSTVFDLPHLIASLFFLPWANPADPATITPVVVPGWTLNYEMFFYFVFALLLPLREVRRIPAMFAVFAVVLIACRLLPETTATRFYGEPIILEFLAGVVLGWLYGQKLLLPNRWAWAVLALGFAFLFINEALMPPESRFYAWGIPAIFIVYSAVSIDFSRLPVIGWLNYLGDCSYSIYITHAFTLAFLRVAADRLPFAILQQPVLFVVLALVLSSIGGAIIHEITTPRRKVAIASHPPG; this is encoded by the coding sequence ATGCTTGTCCAGCTTCAATATCTGCGCGCCGTCGCGGCGCTGATGGTCGTTTATTTCCACGCGATATTGCAGCTTGCCAAGGTCAATCCGGCGATCGACGCCACCGCCTTCGTCTATGGTGAAACCGGCGTCGACATCTTCTTCGTGCTCAGCGGTTTCGTCATGTGGCTGACGACGAGCGGGCGGGCGATGGGCCCTGTCGATTTCGCCCGCCGGCGCATCAAAAGGATCGTTCCGCTCTATTGGCTGGCAACGCTGTTTTCGGCTGCCGTGGCGCTCGTGGCCCCGTCACTGCTGAAATCGACGGTGTTCGACCTGCCGCATCTCATTGCCTCGCTGTTCTTCCTGCCGTGGGCCAATCCCGCCGATCCCGCCACGATCACGCCGGTGGTCGTGCCGGGCTGGACGCTGAATTACGAAATGTTCTTCTACTTCGTTTTCGCGCTGCTGCTGCCGCTCCGGGAAGTCCGCCGCATACCGGCGATGTTTGCCGTCTTTGCCGTCGTCCTGATCGCCTGCCGGCTGCTGCCGGAAACGACGGCCACCCGGTTCTACGGCGAGCCGATCATATTGGAGTTTCTCGCCGGCGTCGTGCTCGGCTGGCTCTACGGGCAGAAACTGCTTTTGCCGAACCGCTGGGCGTGGGCGGTGCTTGCGCTGGGTTTTGCATTTCTCTTCATCAACGAGGCGCTGATGCCGCCGGAAAGCCGGTTCTACGCCTGGGGTATACCGGCGATCTTCATCGTCTATAGCGCTGTTTCGATCGACTTTTCCAGGCTGCCGGTTATCGGCTGGCTGAACTATCTCGGCGACTGTTCCTACAGCATCTATATCACCCACGCCTTCACGCTGGCTTTCCTGAGGGTCGCCGCCGACCGCCTGCCGTTCGCCATCCTGCAGCAGCCTGTACTCTTCGTCGTCCTGGCGCTGGTGCTCTCGTCGATCGGCGGTGCCATCATCCATGAAATCACGACGCCGCGCCGGAAGGTGGCGATCGCCAGCCACCCGCCGGGCTAA
- a CDS encoding aminotransferase, with protein MTDEALVDRMALPRPDVTVADAEEILLAHYNLSGALAELGSQQDRNYRVDSDRGRYVLKICHAAYETRELEAQNAAIHHLKSKQDAPRVPNVIATNDGREIVVLTVRGQGYQVRLLEYLEGQGLTELNYVAPASVAALGALCARLAQALADFNHPGLDRSLQWDLRRAGPVAVQLLSAITDSAARDRIAKTMVMAVRRIQPLAPSLRLQAVHHDVTGDNVVGHRNAHGHTIPDGVIDFGDIIRGWLVGDLAVTCASLLHQAEGDPFHILPAVTAYQAIYPLTAEELKALWPLVVARAVILVASGEQQISVDPENDYVRGNLDREWAIFDTAMSVPFELMEAAILKAAGAGVAAPETSGWLPLLPDIDPAGIAYVDLGVLSPHFSAGNWLNSDMDWRLLARAATENGTAATRFGEYRLSRAGTARRQATCALHVDICLAAGSAVAAPFAGRIGWKDQHLTLTGDSMTLRLDGLDLAVEDGAEMAAGDPLGTVVGEATSLGGLRVQLCSVAGLEPPLFATPHEAAAWSMLCPSPSPLLGPGADAPRPASTELFARRQAHLAGAQKNYYAAPPQIERGWREHLFDVEGRAYLDMVNNVSILGHGHPKLAAAISAQWLRLNTNSRFHYAAITEFSERLAALAPDGLDTVFLVNSGSEATDLALRLAQAHSGARNMLCLLEAYHGWSAASDAVSTSIADNPQALTTRPDWVHAVVSPNTYRGAFRGPDTASAYLSAVTPVLEAIDAGGEGLAGFICESVYGNAGGIPLPDGYLAQVYAEVRARGGLCIADEVQVGYGRLGHYFWGFEQQGVVPDIITVAKGTGNGHPLGAVITTREIAQSLEKEGAFFSSTGGSPVSCVAGMTVLDIIAEEKLQENARTVGDHLKARLAALIDRYPVAGAVHGMGLYLGLEFVRDRTTLEPATEETAAICDRLLALGVIMQPTGDHQNVLKIKPPLCLSIESADFFADMLEKVLDEGW; from the coding sequence ATGACCGACGAGGCGCTTGTTGATCGCATGGCGCTGCCGCGTCCGGACGTCACCGTCGCGGACGCGGAAGAGATCCTTCTTGCCCATTACAACCTGTCCGGCGCCCTTGCCGAACTTGGCAGCCAGCAGGACCGGAACTACCGCGTCGATAGCGATCGCGGTCGCTACGTCCTGAAGATTTGCCATGCTGCCTACGAGACCCGCGAACTCGAAGCGCAGAATGCAGCGATCCATCACCTCAAAAGCAAGCAGGATGCGCCACGCGTTCCCAATGTGATCGCCACGAATGACGGGCGCGAGATCGTCGTCCTGACCGTGCGCGGGCAGGGCTACCAGGTCCGGCTGCTGGAATATCTGGAAGGCCAGGGGTTGACGGAGCTGAATTATGTGGCGCCGGCCTCCGTCGCCGCACTCGGCGCCCTCTGCGCAAGGCTGGCGCAGGCGCTTGCCGACTTCAACCATCCCGGCCTCGACCGCAGCCTGCAATGGGATCTGAGGCGGGCCGGGCCGGTCGCGGTGCAGCTGCTTTCCGCCATCACCGACAGCGCCGCGCGCGACCGGATCGCCAAGACGATGGTGATGGCCGTTCGCCGTATCCAGCCGCTGGCGCCGTCGCTTCGGCTGCAGGCGGTGCATCACGACGTCACCGGCGACAATGTCGTCGGTCACCGCAATGCCCATGGCCACACCATCCCCGACGGGGTGATCGATTTCGGCGACATCATCCGCGGCTGGCTGGTCGGCGATCTCGCCGTCACCTGCGCTTCGCTGCTGCATCAGGCAGAGGGCGACCCTTTTCATATCCTGCCCGCCGTGACCGCCTATCAGGCGATCTATCCGCTGACGGCGGAGGAGTTGAAGGCGCTCTGGCCGTTGGTGGTCGCGCGCGCGGTCATTCTCGTCGCCAGCGGCGAACAGCAGATTTCGGTCGATCCGGAGAATGATTATGTCCGCGGCAATCTCGACCGCGAGTGGGCGATCTTCGATACGGCGATGTCCGTTCCCTTCGAGCTCATGGAAGCGGCGATCCTCAAGGCGGCCGGTGCTGGTGTTGCCGCCCCGGAAACATCGGGATGGCTGCCGCTGCTGCCCGACATCGATCCCGCCGGGATCGCCTATGTCGACCTTGGGGTGCTGAGCCCGCATTTTTCTGCCGGCAACTGGCTGAATTCCGACATGGACTGGCGGTTGCTTGCCCGCGCTGCGACCGAAAACGGAACGGCAGCGACGCGCTTCGGCGAATATCGGCTTTCCCGGGCGGGAACCGCCAGGAGACAGGCGACCTGCGCTCTGCATGTCGACATCTGTCTTGCCGCAGGCAGCGCGGTCGCTGCGCCCTTTGCCGGCCGCATCGGCTGGAAGGACCAGCATCTGACGCTGACCGGCGACAGCATGACCCTTCGCCTCGACGGGCTCGACCTCGCGGTCGAGGATGGGGCCGAGATGGCCGCCGGCGACCCGCTCGGCACGGTTGTCGGAGAGGCTACGTCGCTCGGCGGGCTGCGCGTGCAGCTTTGCAGCGTCGCCGGGCTCGAGCCGCCGCTCTTTGCCACACCGCACGAGGCAGCGGCATGGTCGATGCTCTGCCCTTCTCCCTCGCCGCTTCTCGGCCCAGGAGCAGATGCGCCACGACCTGCCAGCACCGAGCTGTTCGCCAGGCGGCAGGCGCATCTCGCAGGCGCGCAGAAGAACTATTATGCGGCGCCGCCGCAGATCGAGCGCGGCTGGCGGGAGCATTTGTTCGACGTCGAGGGCCGCGCCTATCTCGATATGGTCAACAACGTCTCCATTCTCGGCCATGGCCATCCCAAGCTCGCGGCGGCGATCAGCGCCCAATGGCTGCGGCTCAACACCAATTCACGCTTTCACTATGCCGCGATCACGGAATTTTCCGAACGCCTCGCCGCACTGGCCCCGGATGGGCTCGACACGGTCTTCCTTGTCAACAGCGGCTCGGAGGCGACCGATCTGGCGCTTCGGCTGGCGCAAGCCCATAGCGGCGCCCGCAACATGCTCTGCCTGCTCGAAGCCTATCATGGCTGGTCGGCGGCGAGCGACGCCGTCTCCACCTCGATCGCCGACAATCCGCAGGCACTGACCACCCGGCCCGACTGGGTGCATGCCGTCGTTTCGCCGAATACCTATCGCGGCGCATTCCGCGGTCCCGACACTGCGAGCGCCTACCTCAGCGCCGTAACGCCGGTGCTGGAGGCGATCGACGCCGGCGGCGAAGGTCTTGCAGGTTTCATCTGCGAATCGGTCTATGGCAACGCAGGCGGCATTCCGCTGCCGGACGGTTACCTCGCACAGGTCTATGCCGAAGTGCGCGCCCGCGGCGGGCTCTGCATCGCCGACGAGGTGCAGGTCGGTTATGGCAGGCTCGGACATTATTTCTGGGGCTTCGAGCAGCAAGGGGTCGTGCCCGATATCATCACCGTCGCCAAGGGTACGGGCAACGGCCATCCGCTCGGCGCCGTCATTACCACGCGGGAGATTGCCCAGTCGCTGGAGAAGGAAGGCGCATTCTTTTCCTCTACCGGCGGCAGCCCGGTCAGCTGCGTCGCCGGCATGACGGTGCTCGACATCATCGCCGAGGAAAAGCTGCAGGAAAATGCCCGGACGGTCGGCGATCATCTGAAGGCGCGGCTTGCGGCGTTGATCGACCGCTATCCGGTCGCGGGCGCCGTGCATGGCATGGGCCTTTATCTCGGCCTCGAATTCGTCCGCGACAGAACGACGCTGGAGCCGGCGACGGAGGAGACGGCTGCCATCTGCGACCGTCTGCTTGCACTCGGCGTCATCATGCAGCCGACCGGCGATCACCAAAATGTGCTGAAGATCAAGCCGCCGCTCTGCCTCAGCATCGAAAGCGCCGATTTCTTCGCCGACATGCTGGAAAAAGTGCTCGACGAAGGCTGGTGA
- a CDS encoding ABC transporter permease, which yields MIALFARRFAGLLVTLLIVSLLIFAVMDLLPGDPASIMLGTSASPETLAALRHDLGLDQPLILRYGQWLAGVISGDLGNSYTYGVPVAGLIVERLAVTLPLALMAIVLSVGIALPLGVLAASRRGGIFDIAATVFSQISIAVPAFWVALLLIILFSTMLGLMPAGGFPGWGAGLMPALQALVMPAVALAMPQAGVLTRVARSAVLETMHEDFARTAVAKGLSRRAVLWRHVVPNALIPILTMIGLQFTFLVAGAVLVENVFNLPGLGRLALQALSQRDVIVMQDVVLFFAGLVIVVNFLVDLSYLAIDPRMRKAA from the coding sequence ATGATCGCACTCTTCGCCCGCCGCTTCGCCGGCCTCCTCGTCACGCTCCTTATCGTCTCGCTGCTGATCTTCGCCGTTATGGACCTCCTGCCCGGCGACCCCGCTTCGATCATGCTCGGCACCTCGGCAAGCCCGGAGACCTTGGCGGCGCTGCGCCACGATCTCGGCCTCGACCAGCCGCTCATCCTGCGTTACGGACAATGGCTGGCCGGTGTGATCTCCGGTGATCTCGGCAATTCCTATACCTATGGCGTGCCGGTCGCCGGATTGATCGTCGAGCGGCTGGCGGTGACGCTGCCGCTGGCGCTGATGGCGATCGTGCTCTCGGTGGGGATTGCCTTGCCGCTCGGCGTGCTGGCCGCCTCGCGCCGCGGCGGTATCTTCGACATCGCCGCAACGGTGTTTTCGCAGATCAGCATCGCCGTGCCCGCCTTCTGGGTGGCGCTGTTGTTGATCATCCTGTTTTCGACCATGCTCGGGCTGATGCCGGCCGGCGGCTTCCCGGGCTGGGGCGCCGGTCTGATGCCGGCGTTACAGGCGCTTGTCATGCCGGCCGTCGCGCTTGCGATGCCGCAGGCGGGCGTGCTGACACGGGTGGCGCGTTCGGCTGTGCTCGAAACGATGCATGAGGATTTTGCCCGTACCGCTGTCGCCAAGGGGCTTTCACGTCGTGCAGTGTTGTGGCGGCATGTCGTGCCGAATGCGCTGATCCCGATCCTGACGATGATCGGGCTGCAATTCACCTTTCTCGTCGCCGGCGCGGTGCTGGTGGAAAATGTCTTCAACCTGCCGGGCCTCGGGCGGCTGGCGCTTCAGGCACTCTCCCAGCGCGATGTCATCGTCATGCAGGATGTCGTGCTGTTCTTCGCGGGCCTGGTGATCGTGGTGAATTTCCTCGTCGATCTCTCCTATCTGGCGATCGACCCCAGGATGAGAAAGGCGGCCTGA
- a CDS encoding P1 family peptidase: MPDLLNLITDIEGVAVGHATDLVLGSGVTVIVFDEPAVASGTVLGGAPGGRDTSLLDPSMTVNAVDAFVLSGGSAFGLDAAGGVQAGLRERGRGFAVGPVRIPIVPQAILMDLLNGGDKDWGLHSPYRDMGYAALQAAAKGAFALGTAGAGTGATTATVKGGIGSASAVSSAGYHVAAIVAVNALGSATIGDGPHFWAAPFEQDGEFGGLGMPAAADHRMRLKGMNTPATTIGAVVTDAQLTKAEAHRLSLAGHDGFARALLPAHLPLDGDTVFAASTAKHRRDDMASLMELCHLATIVMARAIARGVYEATALPAEGAQKAWRDRYPNG; the protein is encoded by the coding sequence TTGCCCGATCTTCTCAACCTCATCACCGATATCGAAGGTGTTGCCGTCGGCCACGCGACTGATCTCGTGCTCGGCTCCGGTGTCACGGTCATCGTCTTCGACGAGCCGGCCGTCGCATCCGGCACCGTGCTCGGCGGGGCGCCGGGCGGGCGCGACACGAGCCTGCTCGACCCGTCGATGACCGTCAACGCCGTCGATGCCTTCGTGCTTTCCGGCGGCTCGGCCTTCGGGCTCGACGCCGCGGGCGGCGTGCAGGCGGGATTGCGCGAACGCGGCCGTGGCTTTGCGGTCGGGCCGGTGCGCATACCAATCGTGCCGCAGGCGATCCTGATGGACCTCTTGAATGGCGGCGACAAGGATTGGGGGCTGCACTCACCCTATCGCGACATGGGCTATGCGGCCTTGCAGGCCGCCGCCAAGGGCGCATTCGCGCTCGGCACCGCAGGCGCCGGCACCGGGGCGACGACAGCCACCGTCAAGGGCGGGATCGGCTCGGCCAGCGCCGTCAGCAGCGCCGGGTATCACGTCGCGGCGATCGTTGCCGTCAATGCGCTCGGCTCCGCAACGATCGGCGACGGGCCGCATTTCTGGGCGGCGCCCTTCGAGCAGGATGGTGAATTCGGCGGGCTCGGCATGCCTGCGGCGGCCGACCACCGGATGCGACTCAAGGGGATGAACACGCCGGCGACGACGATCGGCGCTGTCGTGACCGACGCGCAGCTGACGAAGGCCGAGGCGCACCGGCTTTCGCTGGCCGGCCATGACGGCTTTGCCCGGGCGCTGCTGCCGGCGCATCTGCCGCTTGACGGCGACACCGTCTTTGCCGCTTCGACGGCCAAGCACCGAAGGGACGACATGGCGAGCCTGATGGAGCTTTGCCACCTCGCCACCATCGTCATGGCCCGGGCGATCGCCCGCGGCGTTTACGAGGCGACGGCCCTTCCGGCCGAGGGTGCGCAAAAAGCATGGCGCGACCGCTATCCGAACGGCTAA